From the genome of Methanophagales archaeon:
GGATTATCCCTATTTTTGTTGAGCTACATCCTTATCGCAAGAGATATAGTCTGGAAGGCTATTAGAAATGTATTTCGCCGAGAAGTCTTTGATGAAAATTTCTTGTTGATCGTGGCTACAGCAGGCGCTTTTGCAATAAAGAAATTTCCTGAAGCCGTAGCAGTTATGCTGTTTTTTAAAATTGGTGAATTACTTCAGGATATAGCATTAAATCGCTCTCGAAAATCAATTAAATCTTTAATGGAGATAAGACCGGATTATGCAAATTTAAAGATAGACGGGGGAACAAAAAAAGTAGCCCCCAATGGGGTCAATGTTGGCGATATAATCATGGTAAAACCAGGTGAAAAGGTTCCGCTTGATGGGATTGTTTTAGATGGTTCCTCGCTGGTGGATACATCTGCTTTAACTGGGGAATCGGTGCCAAGAAAGGTAAAAGCAAAAGATGAAATCCTTTCGGGGATGATAAACAAAACAGGACTTTTAACTGTTCAAGTAACAAAGAAATTCAGCGAATCTACTGTATCTAAAATATTGGATTTAGTGGAAAATGCCGCCAGTAAAAAGGCTCATACTGAGAAATTTATCACTAAATTCGCAAAATATTATACTCCTGCAGTAGTTTTTGGCGCTTTTATCCTTGCTATAGTACCGGTGATACTTTATCATATTCCAGCATTTACCCCCATGTTTGCTCATGAAGAAACTTTCTCAGAATGGATATACAAAGCACTCATATTTTTGATGATATCCTGCCCATGTGCCCTGGTGATTTCGATTCCTCTGGGATTTTTCGGGGGGATAGGTGCAGCATCCAAACGAGGGGTTCTGGTAAAGGGTTCAAATTATTTGGAGGGGTTGAATAATCTTCATACTATTGTGTGGGATAAAACCGGGACCCTGACAAAGGGCGTTTTCAGGGTTACCAAAATTGTCACCAAAAATAAATTTTCAGAGGATAAAATATTAAAATTTGCTGCACATGCAGAAAGTCAATCCAGCCACCCTATTGCTCAATCAATACTTGAAGCCTTTAATAGAAAGATAGGAAAGATAGATGTGAGGAAAATAGAAAGCTATGAGGAAATTTCCGGGTACGGCATAAAAGCAAGAGTAGAAGGTCATTATGTTTTACTTGGAAATGATAAACTTCTCCACAGAGAAAATATCGAACACGATACCTGCGATGTGAAAGGAACGGTGGTTCATGTCGTAATTGACCATAAATATGCGGGTTATGTCATCATCTCTGATGAAATCAAAGAAGATACAGGGACCGCTATTCAAAAACTTAGAGACATTGGAGTAAAAAGGCAGATAATGCTCACAGGTGATAGTCAAGAAGTTGCAAAAGCAGTTTCTCAAAAACTGGGATTGGATGAGTATTTTGCAGAATTACTGCCACAACAAAAAGTAGAAAAGATAGAAGAATTGATGAAAAAGAAGGCAAATAATAAAGACTTAATAGCGTTTGTTGGAGATGGTATAAACGATGCTCCTGTATTAATGCGTTCAGACATTGGTGTAGCTATGGGAGCACTGGGGTCAGATGCTGCAATAGAAGCGGCGGATATAGTTTTAATGTCCGATGAACCATCAAAACTTCATGAGGCTGTTAAAATTGCGAAAAGAACCAGGGGCATAGTCTGGCAGAACATCAGTTTTGCATTGGGAATTAAAGGGATATTCTTGACTATAGGCGTCCTTGGACTGGCAACTATGTGGGAGGCGGTATTTGCTGACGTGGGTGTCGCATTGCTGGCAATATTAAATACTACAAGGATTTTAAAATGACCGAAGGAAGTACTGAATTTATATTGCAGTCAAATTAGATTCTCTTTCAATTTATAATGTTTCCATCCCATTCCTATTGCAAGTATCGAGTATAGACATCATGTTCTCCCATGCGGCTTTTCCGTCTTCGCTTCTCGTTCCGTAACTAATATCGGTAATAACGTTATTGTACAATAGTTGTTAGTTGTACCTCGTATAAAAACGAGGCATACAGATGTCTTTTAAAGAAGCGATACTAAAAGTTAAAATCTGACTAAAAGCTTTTTTATAGCACATGAGGTATAATATTTCTTGGTAAAGCTTTCTTTTTGAAAGAAAGGTTTTTTTTGTTTTTGTAATTGTACGAGAATTCTATCGCTATGAGATATTCGGTAAGGAATTTCATAGTGTCCTTAGTGTTCCACTGGCTATTCAACGAGGAGCATCCAGTATCAGGGGCAAGATATGCTGTAAGGACATTCGTACAACTTATAATGAATGCAGCGCAGGCGAAGGATTACGTGGAGACCGTCAAAGGTCTTGATCCTGGATTGTCAGACAGTGATACGCTTTTTTGACGATTGTCTGAGTGTGCCAGCTTTGACCTGATACTACAGGAATACAAAAAAGTCAAAAAGTCGTGAAGAGGCAGATAAGAAAGAGACGATTCATTATCGCAATTAATGAGACCTATGAACCGTTTTACGGTAAGATAAAGAATTTGTGGATCCACAATTACACAAACGGCGTCAAAGGGGCTACCGGATCATACAAATACATCGTTGTATCCATTGTGTCCAGCGATTTGAAATTCATCCTTCACGCCATCCCGATCACAAAAATAAGCATGGAAACGGGTTATTATATGAGGGGGGGCTGTTGGTATTCGTAAAATCGCTCATACCAATTGAGGTTGTCCTTTTTGACCATGGATTTTACACGTGTGGCGTCATAAAGGTCTTACAGGAGCTCAACCTGCGATATAGATATATAATCATGGTTCCGAAATACGCCAGGTTCAAGGAATGGTTAAAGAAAGGTGCAGGGCGGGGCTGCACGAGCATAGAGGGACACTGAACCCTGTTCAGGCGAAGCATCGTCAAAACAGCGGTATTTGCACCGATCTCTATCCTTAAAGAGAAGGGTATTTTGAGGGATAAAGATCCTATAGATGGGATCTATGAAGGGGTGATCGAGAAATTTGGCTACAGTGACAGGATTAGCTTACAGAAGGACTGTTAATGCGGCTTTTTTGCTATTTTTACTTTTTTTCTGTCGCGAAATTCGCTGAGTATACCATCCGCAATGAATTTATGGAAAAAAAGCTCGATTATATTTGCCTGAAACGTTTGAAATATCTTCTTTTGTCATCATTCCCAAAGAGTATTCGGAGATACTGGATATATAGCAGAACATAAATATAATGAGCCATATAGAACTTAATATGCTATAACCATAATTATTAAGGTGATAGAGATATTTGGAACTGGAACAGAAACAAATAAAGTGTTGAAGGCGAAGGTGAAGGAAGGTGGGATGGAAGAATACACGGTTAAAATTAAAGCTTTAACCCCTTTATGGACCGGCGATGCAGAAAGAAAATCTAATGAGATTAGAGAAACAGGAATAATTGGGAGTTTGAGATGGTGGTATGAGGCATTAATCAGAGGATTGGGCGGGAATGCATGTGATCCGACTAATTCAAAGTGTGAAGGGAGGAATCACTGCGATGCCTGCGAATTGTTCGGGTGCACGGGTTGGAGCAGGAAGTTTTTTCTTCATACTGAAGCTCTAAATAACTCTTTTGCACTTTTTATCATTGCTAAACCATCTGGTTCTAAAAAGCCATATTTCTTAGGCTATTACGATTCATCAGGTAAGACCTATAAAAGAAATGGAGGTTTAATAGGAAAGTATAAATTAGTTTTTTATTCTGAAAAAGATAAACTGGAATTGATTAAATTATTACTTAAAATTGCTGCAGAATGGGGCTTGGGTGCAGGAGTTCAAAAAGGATTTGGAATAGTGCATATTGAAGACGAGGTTAATTTTTCCAATGTATTTATAAACCGGGATTTTTCACAAGAAAAAAATTCCAGGTTGCCCCTACCACGAATTGATCGATTTTTCTTTTGCAGAATACCATTTAAAAATGAATCTATTTCCCAAATACGAAAAATTGTGAGTTCCAGTATTTATAAAACAATGGATGACTTAAAGGGCCATTTACCACTAAACGAAACCTTTGAATCCTACACTTACATCCCCACATCTCCTTGGGTAAGGCGATCTTTACGAGGGTTATTTAATAATGATGTATTACGCCATTATTTAATGGGTTTTGTTAGCGTTAAGGGAAAACTCAAACCAATACATCAGGTTTGCTGGGAACACTCTGTAGTAGATGATAGGAATAACAAAGGAATGTACTATTGCACTACCTGTAAAAATGGGGGAATAAAAGAGCAAGACGTTTTGGAAAAAACGGGTTCAAAGATTTTTGTATCTCACATTTATAACAAAAATGCTTTTAAAAAGGGGAAAAAACCAGAATGGGAAATGAAGATATGGGGTTGGATTCCAGATTTGCCAGAAAAGTTAGGAACTAAAAGAGACGATGTGAAAAATATGTTACAGTCCAATATCAAAAGTGAAGAGTTTTGGAAAAACACTTTTGGTCTAACTGATAATCCTGTCATTGTTGAAAGTATTTGGGAGAAGTGGGACATAAATCCTCATATACTTTTAGATTCTGGAGGTGATTTTTATGAATGAAAAGATTTTTGATTATTACCTTTCTAAGGCTGAAAGATATATTGACATAGAAATTGCCAGGAATAAAAAAGAAATATTGAATAAAGTAGTAGAGGACAAAGAAAACAAAAGCATCTGTAATTTCTACCCCAATCCAGAAGATCTGGAATATCTCCCGAAAAACTCTGTCCTCATAAAAATCTCTTTCACTATGAAAAAACCCTACACAAGCAGGGATGAAGGGGAATTTCACATTATTGAAGGTAAAATCTTTGAAAATCCCATTGTGAGAGATAAATTTACAGGACTTCCGATGGTAAGACCTTCAACATGGAAGGGACATTTGAGGTTTGCGGCTGGAAGAGTTGATGAAATAAATGGCAAAAAATTAGATGAAAGAACTAGAAGAGAGATAGTAAGACGTCTTTTTGGTTCAGAATCAGATGATGAAACTGCTTTAAAAGGCAGGCTTTACTTCTTTCCAACATTCTTTGAAGAAGAGGCAGGAGGGGATGTTATAACACCACTGAAAAGGGATACAAGAACACCAGCACGAGGACCGATATCACTTGAAGTTATGAAAAGTGGAGCAAAAGGAGATTTTCATCTTCTTTACATCCCACATTCAAGGGGAAAAGATTTCAAAGAGGAAGAAGTTGAAGAAGATCTTAGATTTTTTGCTAAAACACTGAAACTTATGTTCTACACTTACGGATTCTCAGCGAAGAAGACTTCTGGTTTTGGAGTGATTGAGAAATTGAAAGAAGATGATGTTGTCGTCCGTCCTGAAGATAAAAAGGATATTTTCTCAATGCTGTACGCCACAGTAAATAATAATGTTAAGGATGGTGAATGAAAATGAGAATGATTAATATAATCAAAAATAGCAGAAAGACAATATTAATAGGAGAAATTGGAGCACTGCTACACGATATCGGGAAATTGCATCCTGATTTTGTTAAAAGTAAATCTATAGAAAAAGCTGCACCAGATACTCATGCTCAGATAGATAAATTTTTAAAATCTGAGTTAGTAGGACAGATCAAAAACAGCAAGTTTGATGTGAGCATTGGGAGTGAAAAAACAAATATATATAATCTCATAACACAACATCACGAGAGAGATGAAAAGAAAATAGTAGATGATATTATAAAACTTTTGAAAGGGAGTGATAAAAAGGATTCTGCCGACGATAAAGGCATTGTAAGGAAGAAGCAGCATCTTGATGATACATGGATAGCATCTCTATTTGGATACAAGAAAGAGAAGATAGACCTTGTGTGTTTTCAGAAGAGATTTGAGGATCTGGAAGACAATCTGACCGGATTATTTAGAAGTTATATCCCGGGAACAATGAGCCTTACCTGCTTTAGAGAATCTTTAATAAACGCATTCAAAGCATATTTTTCTCATGCTCTTGGAGAGACAAGAATACCGTCAAACGATGTTACTCTCTGGGACCATTCATATTCTACTGCATCACTGTTTAAATCCCTTCTGGCGGCAAAAGTTTGTGGAGCAAAGATAGACCCCCAAAAGCCGCAATGGAGAATATTCGGTATCTGCTGGGATGGGATAGAATTTATAAATAGAGGAAGAAAGATTGCCGAGATCAAGGCAAGGGAAGAGATCATTGAGAATATCAAAGAAAGGTTGAGAAATAAATTTGAGGACGAGATACCGGTGGGTAATGCAATCTATGAAGACACGAATGGGATTTATTTCACATTTCCAGATCTAAATGACAAATCAAAAAAACTTGCCAAAGAATGTACAAAAAAGGCCTTAGAAATCATTTACAAGGAAAGTAATAATGAACTCTGGCCATTCTTCACATTGAGTAGAGCATCCGGCACGCTTACCATTATTGCAGAGGAATTGAAATTTGCATCCGAAATGAGGCAGATACCAAAGATGAGTCCAACTCTTTTTATTAAAAAAGAAGAAGGAGAGAAGCAGGAAAATATTGAAAGTAATTTTGATCTGGAAGCTGAATTTGAGAGATTGGTTAATAAGATAAGAGAGAAAAATAAAGATGCAAAAATAGATATTTGTCCCATTTGCAGGATAAGACCAAAGCATGAGAAAGCGGAAAGATGTGAGATTTGCGAGAATAGAAGAAGGGGAAGAGTTAAGCAATGGCTTTCAAACAGTGAATATACAATATGGATTCATGAGATCGCAGATAAAAATAATCGGGTTGCTTTAATTTCTCTGAGTTTTAATCTTGATAAGTGGCTTGATGGAACGATGATTGGAACGATTTATTCACAGAGTTTTGTGGATTGGAAAAATGGAGAGAGGTATAAGAAAAAAGCCACTCAGAATATTTTAAAAGATAAGAAGATTAAACAAACAGGCAACCTTAGAGAAGATGCTTTAAATATTGCAAAGTGGATTACAGAAAATCAAAGTAAAACTGAAGCGAATGTATTACTTGAATGTTTTATGGAAGATGGAAATGCAGATAATGTTCCGAATGAAATAAAAAATGATCCAAATAATATTCTATCTTGGTTCTTCACCCAGAACCCATCTCCTGCCCGTTTATACAGGATATGGCGGGAAACGGAGGAATTTTTTGATTTGGTGATGGGGAAAATACGGGATGAGATTTATAGCAATAAATGGAGAAGGGTAAAATTCACTATTGATATGGATAATTTTTACTGGTTTAATTGGAACAGTCC
Proteins encoded in this window:
- the cmr1 gene encoding type III-B CRISPR module RAMP protein Cmr1 codes for the protein MIEIFGTGTETNKVLKAKVKEGGMEEYTVKIKALTPLWTGDAERKSNEIRETGIIGSLRWWYEALIRGLGGNACDPTNSKCEGRNHCDACELFGCTGWSRKFFLHTEALNNSFALFIIAKPSGSKKPYFLGYYDSSGKTYKRNGGLIGKYKLVFYSEKDKLELIKLLLKIAAEWGLGAGVQKGFGIVHIEDEVNFSNVFINRDFSQEKNSRLPLPRIDRFFFCRIPFKNESISQIRKIVSSSIYKTMDDLKGHLPLNETFESYTYIPTSPWVRRSLRGLFNNDVLRHYLMGFVSVKGKLKPIHQVCWEHSVVDDRNNKGMYYCTTCKNGGIKEQDVLEKTGSKIFVSHIYNKNAFKKGKKPEWEMKIWGWIPDLPEKLGTKRDDVKNMLQSNIKSEEFWKNTFGLTDNPVIVESIWEKWDINPHILLDSGGDFYE
- the cadA gene encoding cadmium-translocating P-type ATPase; amino-acid sequence: MLDKLTNNSDMNNTKEVCKEVCETGEKKEDFSMKKEIMTLGLGILIYAGALIFKLPFGLGLSLFLLSYILIARDIVWKAIRNVFRREVFDENFLLIVATAGAFAIKKFPEAVAVMLFFKIGELLQDIALNRSRKSIKSLMEIRPDYANLKIDGGTKKVAPNGVNVGDIIMVKPGEKVPLDGIVLDGSSLVDTSALTGESVPRKVKAKDEILSGMINKTGLLTVQVTKKFSESTVSKILDLVENAASKKAHTEKFITKFAKYYTPAVVFGAFILAIVPVILYHIPAFTPMFAHEETFSEWIYKALIFLMISCPCALVISIPLGFFGGIGAASKRGVLVKGSNYLEGLNNLHTIVWDKTGTLTKGVFRVTKIVTKNKFSEDKILKFAAHAESQSSHPIAQSILEAFNRKIGKIDVRKIESYEEISGYGIKARVEGHYVLLGNDKLLHRENIEHDTCDVKGTVVHVVIDHKYAGYVIISDEIKEDTGTAIQKLRDIGVKRQIMLTGDSQEVAKAVSQKLGLDEYFAELLPQQKVEKIEELMKKKANNKDLIAFVGDGINDAPVLMRSDIGVAMGALGSDAAIEAADIVLMSDEPSKLHEAVKIAKRTRGIVWQNISFALGIKGIFLTIGVLGLATMWEAVFADVGVALLAILNTTRILK
- a CDS encoding CRISPR-associated protein Csx11, with protein sequence MRMINIIKNSRKTILIGEIGALLHDIGKLHPDFVKSKSIEKAAPDTHAQIDKFLKSELVGQIKNSKFDVSIGSEKTNIYNLITQHHERDEKKIVDDIIKLLKGSDKKDSADDKGIVRKKQHLDDTWIASLFGYKKEKIDLVCFQKRFEDLEDNLTGLFRSYIPGTMSLTCFRESLINAFKAYFSHALGETRIPSNDVTLWDHSYSTASLFKSLLAAKVCGAKIDPQKPQWRIFGICWDGIEFINRGRKIAEIKAREEIIENIKERLRNKFEDEIPVGNAIYEDTNGIYFTFPDLNDKSKKLAKECTKKALEIIYKESNNELWPFFTLSRASGTLTIIAEELKFASEMRQIPKMSPTLFIKKEEGEKQENIESNFDLEAEFERLVNKIREKNKDAKIDICPICRIRPKHEKAERCEICENRRRGRVKQWLSNSEYTIWIHEIADKNNRVALISLSFNLDKWLDGTMIGTIYSQSFVDWKNGERYKKKATQNILKDKKIKQTGNLREDALNIAKWITENQSKTEANVLLECFMEDGNADNVPNEIKNDPNNILSWFFTQNPSPARLYRIWRETEEFFDLVMGKIRDEIYSNKWRRVKFTIDMDNFYWFNWNSPKKEDILSFLKNLGVIQKDESAEIEADEDIIKIKVGKREIKILKDKYKYKVKLETKRIFYEFIFDKESGKVYRIKDTTPYILKIDNLDPQCLLVFHNRDGGFYTIESLEKFKLNSKIGDNNKIGEEAVKEALNQGFKHIVLEDEPDKNLLINEVKSDEIKVDDKPEDYYPLIEINKSPLSLRLIVPASDSMKIIELITKLYNDRFEKVLGKLPLNVKLLVAKRKFPLYILLDAEKRMLEGDEFKTQEPMNPWWDVNGHRYGWYYSFYPTKPVEEGEKYTLDDLSSVSKGKIFSLYPGYFEFDLLLGTTDRYGIYYKGKKRGGEDYKLFTGRPYYFYQISEMLELWDILSENLSSSQINFIGEMLTSKLREWRNIEDGNKKVVLRGFAEATLKDAFGDKWKGLKEETRSFLINTAINGLLLDTIILFRHVIKYGGE